A window of the Haloquadratum walsbyi C23 genome harbors these coding sequences:
- a CDS encoding 50S ribosomal protein L10 has protein sequence MSNSATAAARRTDTIPEWKREEVDELVSFIDQYDSIGIVNVAGIPSRQLQSMRRDLYGSAAIRMSRNTLTTRALEEVADGCEELTTFVAGQVALVGTNDNPFGLYKQLEASKTPAPISAGEVAPNDIVIPEGDTGVDPGPFVGELQQVGASARIMDGSIKVTEESQVLDSGEEVSSELSGVLAELGIEPKEVGLDLRGVFADDVLFEPDELELDIDAYQSDIQSAAAGARNLSVNASYPTAQTTPTLLANAVSDAKALGVSASIEDPAVLPDLIAKADAQVQSIAANIDDEDALPEELQDIETPVQPDASSTTDQDVDQETNAGSDADSDESADGDDEAADTDDDDDDDDDGAEGLGAMFG, from the coding sequence ATGAGCAATAGTGCTACCGCAGCCGCGCGCAGAACCGATACAATTCCTGAGTGGAAACGTGAGGAAGTTGATGAACTCGTTTCTTTCATTGACCAGTATGATTCCATTGGGATTGTCAATGTCGCTGGAATACCAAGTCGGCAACTTCAGAGTATGCGCCGTGACCTCTATGGAAGCGCCGCAATACGGATGAGCCGAAACACACTCACTACCCGTGCGCTCGAAGAGGTTGCTGATGGCTGTGAGGAACTTACTACGTTCGTTGCTGGACAAGTTGCGCTTGTCGGCACGAATGACAATCCATTTGGATTGTACAAGCAACTTGAGGCATCAAAGACACCAGCACCAATCAGTGCTGGTGAGGTCGCACCAAATGATATCGTTATTCCTGAAGGCGATACAGGTGTTGACCCTGGACCATTTGTTGGGGAACTTCAGCAAGTTGGCGCATCTGCACGGATTATGGATGGGTCAATCAAGGTCACTGAGGAATCACAGGTGCTTGATTCCGGAGAAGAAGTCTCCAGTGAGCTTTCAGGTGTTCTTGCTGAACTTGGAATCGAACCAAAAGAGGTCGGTCTTGATCTTCGCGGTGTCTTTGCTGATGATGTTCTTTTCGAGCCGGATGAGCTTGAATTAGACATTGACGCATATCAAAGCGACATTCAATCGGCTGCTGCAGGAGCACGCAATCTTTCGGTCAATGCGAGTTATCCGACCGCACAAACAACACCGACATTGCTCGCAAACGCCGTAAGCGATGCAAAAGCACTCGGTGTATCTGCTAGTATTGAGGATCCAGCAGTATTACCGGATCTCATTGCAAAGGCAGACGCACAAGTGCAGTCAATCGCAGCGAATATCGATGATGAGGATGCGCTCCCAGAGGAGCTACAGGATATTGAAACGCCTGTTCAGCCGGATGCATCATCAACGACTGATCAAGATGTAGATCAAGAAACGAATGCGGGCTCTGATGCTGATAGTGATGAGTCTGCAGATGGTGATGATGAGGCGGCTGATACTGACGACGATGATGACGATGACGATGACGGTGCTGAAGGTCTTGGTGCGATGTTCGGCTGA
- a CDS encoding 50S ribosomal protein L1, producing MADTITDAVSRAIDEAPTRNFRETVDLAVNLRDLDLNDPSNRVDESVVLPAGTGQETQIVVFASGETALRAEDVADQVLSGDELEELGDDDDAAKDLADEIDFFVAEAGMMQDIGRFLGTILGPRGKMPTPLQPDDDVVETVNRMQNTVQIRSRERRTFHTRVGAQDMDSEEIADNVDVIIRRLEATLEKGPLNIDSMYIKTTMGPAVEVPA from the coding sequence ATGGCAGATACGATAACTGATGCAGTCTCTCGCGCGATTGATGAGGCACCGACACGGAACTTCCGTGAAACGGTTGACCTCGCTGTCAATCTTCGCGATCTTGACTTAAACGATCCGTCGAACCGTGTTGATGAGTCTGTGGTCCTGCCCGCTGGAACCGGTCAGGAAACACAAATTGTTGTCTTTGCAAGTGGCGAAACCGCCCTTCGAGCTGAGGATGTCGCTGATCAGGTACTCAGCGGAGACGAACTCGAAGAGTTAGGTGATGATGACGACGCTGCAAAGGACCTCGCAGACGAGATTGATTTCTTTGTTGCTGAGGCAGGCATGATGCAAGATATCGGTCGATTCCTTGGGACCATTCTTGGTCCACGTGGAAAGATGCCAACCCCTTTGCAGCCCGATGATGATGTTGTTGAGACGGTTAACCGAATGCAAAATACCGTCCAGATTCGCTCACGCGAGCGTCGAACATTCCACACCCGTGTCGGTGCTCAGGACATGGACTCTGAGGAGATCGCTGACAATGTCGATGTTATTATCCGTCGACTTGAGGCGACTCTTGAAAAAGGTCCATTAAATATCGACTCAATGTATATTAAAACGACAATGGGACCGGCTGTCGAGGTGCCTGCATGA
- a CDS encoding biotin--[acetyl-CoA-carboxylase] ligase: MNKTRSRLIEMLHDSSAPMSGPTLATRLNISRAAIWKHIEALRDAGFEIDSGPDGYYVASVTGYNGPAITFGLEASYRIEYADQYESTNDRARELAKMGTTDDVAVVADAQTGGRGRLDRQWSSPSGGIWVSLLLHPHCSPAELPVYTFAAAVAVVRAVQQCGIDVNIKWPNDVLLSRDTPGIDPSDGRKIAGILTETAGEADQVSWLIVGIGLNANVDSTALPPEATSLQSVIGAVDRRALLQRLLNSFAELTNPIDLDNIIHAWRTHSTTLNQRVRITTPRETIEGIAVDIQTPGALIVQTNNGIKTIHAGDCEHLRSTDK; the protein is encoded by the coding sequence ATGAATAAAACACGATCTCGCCTTATTGAGATGCTACATGATAGCTCCGCTCCTATGAGTGGACCAACACTCGCAACTCGTCTCAATATATCGCGGGCAGCTATCTGGAAGCATATTGAGGCGCTTCGTGATGCTGGCTTTGAGATTGACAGCGGTCCTGATGGCTATTATGTAGCCAGTGTAACAGGATATAATGGACCAGCAATCACATTTGGACTTGAGGCATCATATCGGATTGAGTATGCTGACCAATATGAGAGTACAAATGACCGCGCTCGAGAACTCGCCAAAATGGGTACCACCGATGACGTTGCTGTTGTTGCTGATGCCCAAACGGGTGGTCGCGGTCGTCTTGATCGACAATGGTCATCTCCGAGCGGTGGTATCTGGGTGAGTCTTCTTCTTCACCCTCACTGCTCACCAGCGGAACTCCCGGTCTATACATTTGCCGCTGCCGTTGCTGTTGTCCGTGCAGTCCAACAGTGTGGAATCGATGTGAACATCAAATGGCCAAATGATGTACTTCTCTCCCGTGATACTCCAGGCATAGATCCGTCTGATGGCCGAAAAATCGCCGGGATTCTGACGGAAACCGCAGGCGAAGCAGATCAAGTCTCATGGCTTATCGTCGGCATTGGCTTAAACGCTAATGTCGATTCGACAGCGCTCCCTCCTGAAGCGACAAGTCTTCAATCAGTCATTGGGGCGGTTGACCGGCGGGCACTTCTCCAACGATTACTCAACTCATTTGCCGAACTCACAAATCCAATTGATTTAGACAATATCATACATGCATGGCGAACACACAGCACAACGCTTAATCAGCGAGTACGCATCACAACCCCCAGAGAGACTATTGAAGGAATTGCTGTTGATATCCAGACTCCTGGTGCGCTTATTGTACAGACCAATAATGGAATAAAAACCATTCATGCAGGTGACTGCGAACATCTCAGATCCACGGACAAATGA
- a CDS encoding acetyl-CoA carboxylase biotin carboxylase subunit: MFNKVLVANRGEIAVRVMRACDELGVQTVAVYSEADRNAGHVQYADEAYNIGPARAADSYLNHDAVIAAGNQAGADAIHPGYGFLAENATFAAAVESTDMTWIGPSSDAMAQLGEKTKARSLMQSADVPVVPGTTDPVKSASEVESIAAEYGYPVAIKAEGGGGGRGLQVVRETDDVESQLETAQREGEAYFDNDSVYVEKYLDEPRHIEVQIIADHHGNVRHLGERDCSLQRRHQKVIEEAPSPALSPDLRDEIGEAARRGVQAAAYTNAGTVEFLVEDGEFYFMEVNTRIQVEHTVTEAITGIDIVKWQLRVAAGEPLSFEQSDVITDGHAIEYRINAERPDADFTPTTGTLTTYDPPGGIGVRVDDAVRQGDSIGGDYDSMIAKVIVSANNRAECLARSERALAEFDIDGIETIIPFHQFMLTDERFCNGEHTTKYLDHELDPERIKRAVEQRGGSTSDELSSDDVGSNDTIERAFTVEVNNKRFDVTLTEETAPEVPLPDLESDAFEAASSDSNSRSTRSRPDEALTDTENDASTVAAGDGEEVSADMQGTILSVEVTEDDTIEAGDVVCVLEAMKMENDITCERGGTVSQVCVSAGDSVDTGDPIVILE; encoded by the coding sequence ATGTTCAATAAGGTTCTCGTTGCTAATCGGGGAGAGATTGCCGTACGGGTGATGCGTGCCTGTGATGAATTAGGTGTTCAGACAGTCGCTGTCTACAGCGAGGCTGACCGAAACGCCGGACATGTTCAATATGCAGATGAAGCATACAACATTGGTCCAGCACGGGCAGCTGACTCATATTTAAATCATGATGCGGTTATTGCCGCCGGTAATCAGGCGGGCGCAGACGCAATTCATCCAGGATATGGGTTTTTAGCGGAGAATGCAACGTTCGCTGCGGCTGTTGAGTCAACTGATATGACGTGGATTGGTCCAAGTTCGGATGCAATGGCACAACTCGGTGAGAAGACGAAAGCCCGATCACTCATGCAATCTGCGGATGTGCCTGTTGTCCCAGGAACCACGGATCCAGTTAAATCAGCCTCTGAGGTGGAATCAATTGCGGCGGAATATGGGTATCCAGTCGCAATCAAAGCAGAGGGTGGTGGCGGGGGGCGTGGACTGCAAGTTGTTCGTGAGACTGATGATGTCGAATCACAGCTAGAGACAGCCCAACGAGAAGGTGAGGCGTATTTTGATAATGACTCTGTGTATGTTGAGAAGTACTTAGATGAACCTCGACATATCGAAGTGCAAATCATTGCTGATCATCACGGCAATGTTCGACATCTTGGCGAACGTGATTGTTCGCTGCAGCGGCGTCATCAGAAGGTCATTGAGGAAGCACCTTCACCTGCATTGTCACCGGATTTACGCGATGAAATCGGCGAAGCAGCTCGTCGCGGCGTTCAAGCGGCGGCGTACACCAACGCTGGAACAGTTGAGTTCCTCGTTGAGGATGGGGAGTTTTATTTTATGGAGGTCAACACGCGTATTCAGGTTGAACACACCGTTACTGAAGCAATCACAGGTATCGATATCGTGAAATGGCAACTGCGCGTTGCCGCGGGTGAACCGCTTTCTTTTGAGCAATCCGATGTGATAACTGACGGTCACGCTATCGAGTATCGAATTAACGCTGAGAGACCTGACGCAGATTTCACACCAACCACAGGCACGCTCACAACATATGACCCACCAGGTGGAATTGGTGTCCGAGTTGATGATGCCGTTCGACAAGGTGATAGTATCGGTGGTGATTATGATTCGATGATTGCAAAAGTTATTGTTAGCGCTAATAACCGGGCAGAGTGTCTTGCCCGCTCTGAGCGTGCACTCGCCGAGTTCGACATTGACGGCATTGAAACAATCATTCCGTTTCATCAATTCATGCTTACCGATGAGCGGTTCTGCAACGGAGAGCATACAACAAAATATCTTGATCACGAACTTGATCCTGAACGCATCAAGCGTGCTGTCGAACAACGAGGTGGTTCGACGTCAGATGAGCTATCGAGTGATGATGTAGGATCGAATGATACGATTGAACGTGCATTTACTGTTGAGGTGAATAATAAACGATTTGACGTGACGCTCACTGAGGAGACAGCCCCGGAAGTTCCACTGCCGGATCTGGAGAGTGACGCGTTTGAAGCTGCAAGTAGCGATTCGAACTCCCGCTCAACACGCTCTCGCCCAGACGAGGCGTTGACCGATACCGAAAATGATGCCTCTACCGTCGCCGCCGGTGATGGTGAGGAAGTGAGTGCAGATATGCAGGGGACAATTCTCTCAGTTGAAGTCACTGAAGATGACACAATCGAGGCTGGTGATGTCGTTTGTGTGCTCGAAGCAATGAAGATGGAAAATGATATTACCTGTGAGCGTGGTGGAACTGTCTCACAAGTGTGTGTCTCAGCGGGCGACAGTGTCGATACCGGGGATCCAATTGTTATACTTGAGTGA
- the asd gene encoding aspartate-semialdehyde dehydrogenase — protein MTVRVGILGATGAVGQRFIKLLTNHDTFELAALTASESSVGKQYSNAAKWRINTPIPENIGSMTVKSTTPGAISDDIDLLFSSLPSDVAADVEPAFLEAGYVVSSNSSNDRMSADIPLTIPEINPGHLDLIEVQRDNRGWDGALVKNPNCSTITMVPTLAALDQFGLESVSVSTLQAVSGAGYSGVTSMEIIDNTIPYIGGEEPKMQQESRKLLGEFDGASVSLHEMDVAASCNRIPTLDGHLENVFAETTADVSAEEAIDAMESVPGADLPSSPDQLIHVFDDPSRPQPRLDRERGNGMQISAGGVTVTDAGLKYNCLAHNTIRGAAGASLLNGELLVDAGWV, from the coding sequence ATGACAGTTCGCGTTGGAATCCTTGGTGCAACAGGTGCAGTCGGACAGCGGTTCATCAAATTACTTACCAACCACGATACATTCGAGCTTGCAGCACTCACTGCCTCAGAGTCGAGTGTTGGAAAACAATACTCTAATGCGGCAAAATGGCGAATCAATACACCGATCCCCGAGAATATCGGGTCAATGACAGTCAAATCGACAACACCAGGTGCCATTTCTGACGATATTGATCTCCTGTTTTCATCACTACCATCTGACGTTGCTGCTGATGTTGAACCAGCGTTTCTTGAGGCGGGATATGTTGTTTCGTCGAATTCCTCAAATGACCGGATGTCAGCGGATATTCCATTGACAATTCCAGAAATCAACCCTGGACATCTGGATCTCATTGAGGTACAACGTGATAATCGAGGATGGGATGGGGCTCTTGTGAAGAACCCAAACTGTTCGACGATTACGATGGTACCAACACTTGCTGCGCTTGATCAATTTGGACTCGAATCAGTGAGTGTTTCAACACTTCAAGCGGTATCGGGAGCAGGATACTCTGGGGTGACATCAATGGAGATTATCGATAACACAATCCCATACATCGGTGGTGAGGAACCGAAGATGCAACAAGAATCTCGGAAATTGCTTGGTGAGTTTGACGGCGCCTCAGTTTCGCTACATGAGATGGATGTCGCGGCGTCCTGTAATCGGATTCCAACGCTTGATGGACATCTCGAGAATGTTTTCGCGGAGACAACAGCAGATGTGAGTGCTGAGGAAGCCATCGATGCGATGGAGTCAGTTCCTGGCGCAGATCTCCCGTCCTCGCCTGATCAGTTAATCCATGTATTTGATGACCCAAGTCGACCGCAGCCACGACTTGATCGTGAGCGGGGTAATGGTATGCAGATATCTGCTGGAGGGGTGACGGTGACGGATGCTGGATTGAAATACAATTGTCTTGCACACAATACTATCCGCGGAGCCGCGGGTGCGTCACTGCTTAATGGTGAATTATTGGTCGACGCCGGATGGGTGTAA
- a CDS encoding HsdR family type I site-specific deoxyribonuclease, which translates to MGSIHWLRERYRTSAAKISKISYDAVLLRGVFDKERLLDLIENFIVFSEKDGQPVKMLAGYHQFYGVREAVESAKETQGDDLGRIGVYWHTQGSGKSLSMVYFVRKIRRSSDFGNPTFVVVTDRNELDEQITHTFSDAGYNVSWADTIPDLRDKLDRQAGGLIFTTIQKFQTQDDERQHPVVNEREDVIVMADEAHRSQTKELRENLRDALPNASFIGFTATPIHDGDNATRMTFGEYVSQYTIDRSEEDGSTVPIYYESRFAKLQLNKEAISESVRELLDSGDEELENQLVEKWTTLRRIIETADDRLEKIAGDIVEHYNDREIEGKAMVVSISRKAAVKYKRYIEQQPDSPEVGVVISEPEEYIDDPPNEGKLKRRFKDPDDPLKIIVVCDKWTTGFDCPPLHTLYIDRPMKNHNLLQTIGRVNRVYKDKPGGLVVDYIGIAEDLRKALDKYTSDIQEMAMVDVETAVEVMQQKHHKVSRYLSRVDYEGWQELSELELSRLIHRAESEVIATEEKQEEFMQAVAELKRAFALATPHNAASEIRSDVLFFEAVRDSIRSIGGGGSTGDDELDSAMKKLIAEGVTADDVVSIAGFDKWKSEEPIVSDEFLSDVERVEEPELQVKMLEKLLRNEISTRKQQNLAKYESFEEELEETLNEYNNQFLTTEEVIEELRNYADELQQEDRRKERLGLSAEELAFYDAIATNTETKIEDEQLQEIAQEVCELLKENVNIDWTNRKAMRSKLKTRVKGLLRKNGLSHSEYNPLVEPIVHQAEALYGDISTVSHS; encoded by the coding sequence GTGGGTTCTATTCACTGGCTCAGGGAAAGATATAGAACTAGTGCGGCTAAAATATCTAAAATATCATATGACGCGGTTCTTCTCAGGGGTGTATTCGACAAAGAGCGTCTTCTGGATCTCATAGAGAACTTCATCGTCTTCAGCGAGAAAGATGGCCAGCCGGTGAAGATGCTGGCAGGGTATCATCAGTTCTATGGAGTCCGTGAAGCGGTCGAAAGCGCGAAGGAAACCCAAGGAGACGACTTGGGCCGTATCGGTGTCTACTGGCATACACAGGGCTCTGGAAAATCGCTCTCGATGGTCTATTTCGTTCGGAAGATACGTCGGAGCAGCGACTTCGGCAACCCGACGTTCGTGGTTGTTACAGACCGGAACGAGCTGGATGAGCAGATCACACACACATTCAGCGATGCGGGATACAACGTGAGTTGGGCTGATACTATCCCCGACCTGCGCGACAAACTGGATCGCCAGGCTGGCGGTCTGATTTTCACCACCATACAGAAATTCCAGACTCAAGACGACGAACGCCAGCATCCGGTCGTCAACGAGCGTGAGGACGTGATTGTGATGGCAGACGAGGCCCATCGGTCACAGACGAAAGAATTGAGGGAGAACCTCCGGGATGCACTCCCTAATGCCTCCTTCATCGGCTTCACTGCCACTCCGATTCACGATGGGGACAATGCAACCCGGATGACGTTCGGTGAGTACGTCAGCCAGTACACTATCGATCGCTCTGAAGAAGACGGTTCTACCGTCCCGATTTACTACGAATCCAGGTTTGCGAAACTCCAGCTCAATAAGGAGGCGATCAGCGAATCAGTACGAGAGTTGCTCGATTCGGGTGACGAGGAACTTGAGAATCAGCTCGTTGAGAAGTGGACTACCCTTCGTCGGATCATCGAGACTGCTGATGATCGTCTCGAAAAAATCGCCGGCGACATAGTTGAACACTACAACGACCGTGAAATCGAGGGGAAGGCAATGGTTGTGTCCATTAGCCGGAAGGCTGCGGTGAAATACAAGCGCTACATCGAACAGCAGCCTGACTCTCCCGAAGTGGGGGTGGTCATCTCGGAGCCCGAAGAATACATCGACGATCCGCCGAACGAGGGGAAACTCAAACGTCGGTTCAAAGATCCGGACGATCCGCTCAAAATCATCGTTGTCTGCGATAAGTGGACGACTGGCTTCGACTGCCCACCGCTGCATACTCTCTACATCGACCGGCCGATGAAGAATCACAACCTGCTTCAGACGATAGGGAGAGTGAACCGAGTCTACAAGGACAAGCCAGGGGGGCTCGTGGTTGACTACATCGGGATTGCTGAGGACTTACGCAAAGCACTGGACAAGTACACGTCCGACATTCAGGAGATGGCGATGGTCGATGTCGAAACTGCTGTGGAAGTGATGCAACAGAAGCATCACAAGGTCTCTCGATACCTCTCACGGGTTGATTACGAGGGCTGGCAGGAACTCAGCGAACTCGAACTGTCTCGCCTCATCCATCGTGCTGAGAGTGAGGTTATTGCTACCGAAGAGAAGCAAGAGGAATTCATGCAGGCTGTCGCGGAACTCAAGCGGGCCTTTGCGTTGGCAACGCCCCATAACGCAGCTAGCGAGATCCGGTCTGACGTACTATTCTTCGAGGCAGTACGAGACAGTATCCGATCCATAGGGGGTGGGGGCTCTACTGGAGATGATGAATTAGACTCAGCGATGAAGAAGTTGATCGCAGAGGGAGTGACTGCTGATGATGTGGTGTCCATCGCGGGCTTCGATAAGTGGAAGTCAGAGGAACCGATTGTTAGTGATGAGTTCCTCTCCGACGTTGAGCGTGTGGAGGAACCCGAGCTACAGGTGAAGATGCTTGAGAAGTTGCTCCGGAACGAGATCTCAACTCGGAAGCAGCAGAATCTGGCGAAGTACGAGTCCTTCGAGGAGGAACTGGAGGAGACACTCAACGAATACAACAACCAGTTCTTGACGACAGAGGAAGTGATCGAAGAGCTTCGGAATTACGCGGACGAGCTTCAACAGGAGGACCGTCGGAAAGAACGGTTAGGACTCTCAGCAGAGGAGTTAGCGTTCTATGATGCGATAGCGACAAATACTGAGACAAAAATTGAAGATGAACAACTTCAGGAGATCGCCCAAGAGGTGTGTGAACTCCTGAAAGAGAATGTAAATATCGACTGGACGAACCGCAAAGCAATGCGATCGAAGCTGAAGACGCGAGTAAAAGGGCTGCTCCGGAAAAACGGACTCTCTCATAGTGAATACAATCCTCTCGTAGAACCGATTGTCCACCAAGCTGAGGCGCTTTACGGGGATATATCGACAGTATCACATTCGTAG
- a CDS encoding DUF433 domain-containing protein, with product MSQVSRRIVQELHDEPHLEGRRITVQFIKTQVEDRGLEPRTVADRHDIDVADVYRALTYYHDHPEEMRAVERQREEAVEDHKHLTTDPDDVRD from the coding sequence ATGAGCCAGGTTTCGAGGCGGATCGTGCAGGAACTACACGACGAGCCACACCTCGAAGGCCGACGGATCACCGTCCAGTTCATCAAAACGCAGGTCGAGGACCGCGGCCTCGAACCGCGGACGGTAGCCGACCGTCACGATATCGATGTGGCGGATGTTTACAGGGCACTCACGTACTACCACGACCACCCGGAAGAGATGCGCGCCGTCGAACGCCAGCGCGAGGAGGCAGTCGAGGACCACAAGCATCTCACCACCGACCCTGACGACGTCCGCGACTGA
- a CDS encoding DUF5615 family PIN-like protein, which yields MAYRILADENVERATVNYLRKLGHDVERLDDVAELGLGTDDGPIARYARGHDRLILTQDDDFFT from the coding sequence ATGGCGTATCGAATCCTCGCAGACGAGAACGTTGAGCGGGCGACAGTCAATTATCTGCGAAAACTCGGTCACGACGTCGAACGACTCGACGATGTCGCCGAACTCGGATTAGGTACCGACGACGGACCGATCGCTCGGTACGCCCGCGGTCACGACCGTCTGATCCTCACGCAGGACGACGACTTCTTCACCTAA
- a CDS encoding D-2-hydroxyacid dehydrogenase, whose translation MTDVIDTNTSNPGIVVLKQKIHGLPAEEYAECLRERLPDRTVTLAQTPVEERELLANAEIVTGYSLPTGVSLGPDHDVSTDDPVVANNLSLFGCVYAGTGHLQTEAFETADIAVTNASGVHGPNISEHVIGGILSFARQFHLAWHRGERSEWRSFQSYELKGSTVCILGLGTIGMAVTKRLKPFDVHTIGVRYSPEKGGPTDEVVSFSDAAVYDALARSEYVVVACPLSDLTAGLFDAEAFRTMPPEAVLINIARGPIVDTDALVRAIQTSEIRGALLDVTDPEPLPSSHPLWDFENVLITPHNSGHTPQYWERLADIVAENVRRFDTDDPLQNRVI comes from the coding sequence ATGACAGATGTAATCGATACGAACACCTCTAATCCGGGCATTGTTGTACTCAAACAGAAAATACATGGGCTCCCTGCTGAAGAGTACGCTGAGTGTTTACGCGAGCGCTTGCCTGATCGAACAGTCACGCTCGCTCAGACTCCCGTCGAGGAGCGGGAATTACTCGCGAATGCGGAGATTGTTACTGGATATTCACTTCCAACAGGCGTTTCTCTCGGACCAGATCATGATGTATCAACAGACGACCCAGTTGTTGCAAATAATCTCTCACTTTTCGGCTGCGTATACGCTGGGACAGGTCATCTCCAGACAGAGGCATTTGAGACTGCAGATATTGCCGTCACAAATGCCTCGGGTGTCCACGGTCCGAATATTTCTGAGCATGTTATTGGCGGTATTCTCTCATTTGCTCGACAATTCCACCTTGCATGGCACCGCGGTGAACGCAGCGAATGGCGGTCATTTCAGTCATATGAACTCAAGGGATCAACCGTTTGTATACTCGGTCTTGGAACAATCGGAATGGCAGTGACGAAGCGATTAAAACCGTTTGATGTGCATACCATTGGGGTTCGCTACTCGCCTGAAAAGGGTGGTCCAACAGACGAAGTTGTCAGCTTTTCAGATGCTGCGGTATATGACGCACTTGCACGTTCGGAATACGTTGTTGTTGCTTGCCCACTTTCAGATCTGACGGCTGGATTGTTTGATGCAGAAGCATTTCGCACAATGCCACCGGAGGCTGTATTAATCAATATTGCCCGTGGTCCGATTGTTGATACCGATGCACTTGTCAGAGCAATTCAAACAAGTGAAATCCGTGGTGCATTACTTGATGTGACGGATCCAGAACCGCTTCCATCATCACACCCGCTGTGGGACTTTGAGAATGTTCTTATCACGCCACACAACTCAGGTCATACACCACAGTATTGGGAGCGACTCGCAGATATTGTTGCAGAAAATGTCCGCAGATTTGATACCGACGACCCACTGCAAAACCGCGTCATCTAA